A stretch of DNA from Candidatus Cloacimonadaceae bacterium:
TCATCCAATCCGTCCCAGAGAATGCTGTGGTTTCCAGCGTTCAGAGTGCTATCTTTGAGCAGTGTTTTGACAAATTGCCCTTTCAGGTTATAGATTTTCAGACTTGCCGTATCCGCCTTGACCAGGTCAAAAGCGATGGTAGTGACTGGATTGAAAGGATTGGGATAGTTCTGGTATAACTGCGGCAAAGCTGCCGGGGGGCTATATTCATCGTCGTTGTCCACCGGAAAGCTGGATATCCTGATCGCTAAGATCGAGGAAATAAAGCCATCGCATCTAAACACTCCGGCACGCGCATCTGACCAAAGCAGCATGGCGTTTTCTCCGATGACCGCTGCGCTGATCCCTCTTTGATCGTAAGGCGCGTCGCAAACTACTATCGGAGCATAGCCCACTGCCTGTCCCTGCGGATTGATATGGCGGATAAATATGTCTTGCCACCCCTCTTGGTCAAGGCTGTTCTCAGACCAATAGCAGGTCATCTTTCCGCTGGCATATTTGAGCAGAACTGCTCCATCGCAGTTATCAAGCTCGGAGCTTATGAGGTTTCCAGCTTGGGGATAAAGCAATGTGCCGGAAGAAGATATCTTTTGCAGACGCAAGTCCCATGTATTGGAAAAAAACATATAGACAAACGTGACCGCTTCGTCATAAACTGCGTCCATGACCCACAAATTGGCTCCCAGGGCAATGCCGTTATCACCCCACTCACGCGTTCCGGCGGAGCTGATCTTTTGGACAAAGACGTTTGGTGTGTATAAAAAACTGATGAAGACGATCAGGTCATCTCCATTCAAACCACATTCGACTATCCCCTGATTGTCGGTGTTGTCTTCCGAGAGCAGAGAAACGCCCGCGGCGCTCCAACCCGCTTCCGGATAACCGTTAGCGTTCATCAGCAGTGCCTTTACACTACTTTCCGAAGTCATTTCGTCTAAGCGATGTTTCCAAAGAAAGTATCTACCCCGCACTGTGGAAAAACACACGCCGCCATAATCAGCATGTGATGCAATCACGATCCCGTTTTCACCCCACATTTTCTGTCCGCCGGAGACGCGTTGCCCTTTGACCAGTCTCGCATTCGAGATATTTTCGCTCCATCCGATATAGATGTCCCCATCGGAATAGCTCAGATCAACGCTTGCCTCCAAAAAACTACCGGAGGCGATGATGATTCCTCTATCCGGATAGATCGTCGTTCCGTTGTGATCGATTTTCTGGAGATAGCATTTCATCACGTTTTGCACAGGAGTGGAATAGAGAATTGCGACGGAGTTATCCGGCAGTCCGATCAAGCGGAAATAGGAATCCTCTCCCGGAGCTAAATTCAACGCTCTGCCGTTTGCCTCCAACTGCGGATTTAGGTCTGAATAGCTGATCTGATAATAGATTTTGTGTTCATTGCTGCGAGAGTCTATCCAGGCGCTGAAGTATTTGTCGTTCATGGCGATCGTGTTGCCTCCGGCTGCCATTCCATTTAGGACATCGACCACCGGAAGCCCGCCTTGGGCAAGATACAAAGTGCCGCCGGTACTGACTACCTGGCGGCGGATAAGCTTTTTCACTCCGGTAACTTCCTGCCACAAAAACATGGCACGATCGGCAAAGGCGATGCAGACGGGGCTTTGCACCCACCGGTCGGCGATGCTCAGTTGCATCCCCCCGGTAGCCCATTGCGGAGTGCCGGAGGAGTCAAAATGCTGTGCCTTCACCTGTAATTCCTGATCGTCATTCTGAGACAGAATCCAACTGATCCAGGCTTTACCGTTGGCATGCACGCTCAGGCGCTTTTGACGGATAACGAGACCTTGACCGCTGCAGATCTCGATCCCTCCCGGAGTCCAAAGCGGAGCGAAGCTGGCGTCCAGCTTCTGGATCATAAATCTTGAGATCCATGTGTCGGTCACATCATTCCAGATGATCACCAGCCCGCCATCGGGTGTGCATTGAAGTTTCACGGCATCGTCGCCATAATAGACCGGGGCTATGCCGGTATTTACGGCTCCGGGCAGCAGCAGGTTGCCGCTGTTGTCCATTTTATGCAGATACAGCACATTTTCGTAATCTGTGAATGTAGAGAATAGTATGAACTCGCCACCCACGCCCGGTGTGATCGAATACTTGCCTCCGGGAAAAGCCGCAGCCGCCAGCATGGGGTTGTTCCCGATCACTTCTCCGGAGGGGGAAACGCGAAGTAAATGATTCCCCGCCTGGCTGATTTTAACGTTTACGATCGCTCCTCCGCTGCCGTCTCTCACCGCTGCATCTATCGAAAAGTAAGTGCTGAAACTGTGAATAGCAGCTCCTCCGGCTTGCCAAAGCTGATTGCCCCAGCCGTCCAGATTCTGTCCCAAAAGAATATTCGCTCCCATGATGTTCCGGAAAAAGACATAGGCGCCACCGTTTGCGTTTGGCACCAAACAGTGTCTGTAATAATAAGCGACGGTATCCGTGATCTGGATTCCGCCTGCGGGCCATAATAGCTGTCCGTTGGAGGTAAACTTTTGCACCCAGATCGTGACCGGGGATTTGATTGGACCATCTTCCCACATGATGATGAAGTTATTGTCCGAGCTGGGAATCACCGCGTTGATGGTTTGTCTTCCGGGTTTGAGGACGATCGGCAATGGCTGCTGCCACAACATTTGTCCGGAAGAATTGATCTTCTGGGCATAAATGTTCAGATCGCCGCCTATGGTGTCCTCCCAGAGCACAATCTCGCAATTATCCGGCGTGCGGATGTGATGCGTGTTCCAATGGATGGTCCTTCCCTCGCGGATGGCAATTTCCTCCGCGGAAACCGAACAAGCCAAAACCAATAGCAACAAAGCCGTGAGCAGCAAAATACGCATGAGAACCTCCAGGTGCTTTCGCGATGACATAGCATGTAGCAAATATTATTCCATCTTTGGAAGAATATCCCAAAAAGGAACATGGAATTACCGACGTCCCCGTCGGTTCATGCGCGTCCGCCCCATCATTGACGACACAACATCATGTAGTATAGCATAAAGTTTCACAGGGTGATCAGCAAATCATCTTCTCTCTTTATACATATTGTGTCCTCCACCCCGAGCTATCTTGTGTCGCCACTGATGGGATTGCGGCGTTGGAACCGACGGGGACGTCGGTAATTCCATATTCATTCCACCCTTTTCAGGACACCTCATCTCTCATCTCTCATCTCTTATCTCTCATCTCTTATCTCTCATCTCATCTCTCAGCTCTCATCTCGGGACATCTTCCCCCTTTGCATTACGGAATCAATACGGAGTCATTACGGACTAAGTCCGTATTGACTCCGTAATGCTCACGGGAAGGGATAGATGCGCTATTAAGTATCATGTTGCCACACAGGGAGATATGTCAATTTAGTCCATCTATCCCAAATTGCTTCGGTCAACAACGCTATCTTTCTTACATTTTTCCATTGACAACCAAAGTCCCTTCGGTATTTTGAGACTTGGTATGTGTTTATCAAATTACTGATTCGATTTACATCTTTGGCAGGGCTTGTATCAAGCCTGAAAAGCATGAAGCGAAATCAGGCAAGATACTATCGGGAATAGGTATGATCAGATTAGAAGACATAAAAGCAGGAGCCCTGATTCAGGGCTTGGAACCGGGAGAAGTGGTTCGCATTGTGACGAGTGAACCCATCGGAACTAATGCGCTCACAGTTTATTACAAGAAAAACGACGGCGCCCTTTTAGAACGTCTGATTTACCGCACTGACGAGATCAATCTTGCACTGGCAGTATCCGGTCGTCCTTGGTCATTTGATGCGGCAGGTGCTGATTTTAAGCTGGCTGTGGAGGCTTGCCGGATCAATCTCGCATATCTCTTTGACCCTATGATGGCAGTGCATACTTCAAACATTGAACCCTTACCTCATCAAATCACCGCAGTTTATGAATCCATGCTTCCCAGGCAACCGTTGCGCTACATCCTTGCTGATGATCCCGGAGCAGGAAAGACGATCATGGCAGGGCTATATATGCGGGAACTTATCATGCGAGCCGATGCCAAACGCATATTGATTATTGCTCCCGGTTCATTAGTAGAGCAGTGGCAAGATGAAATGTATGAGAAGTTCGGTCTGGATTTCTTTATATTTTCTCGTGATATGGAAGCCCAATCTCATAGTGGAAACCCCTTTGAGGATTTTGATTACCTGATTGCCCGGATAGACATGGTTTCTCGTGATGAAGAGCTGATGGAAAAGCTGAAACTCACCTATTGGGACTTGGTGGTGATAGATGAAGCCCATAAGTGTTCTGCATCATGGTTTGGCAATGAACTAAAGAAGACCAAACGCTATAAACTTGCCGAAGATGTGGGCAGCATCACCCGGCATTTCCTTTTGATGACGGCTACACCTCATAAGGGCAAGGACGAAGACTTTCAAACCTTCCTGGCACTACTTGATTCTGACCGCTTCTATGGCAAAACTCGTGATAGTGCACAATCTATAGATATTTCCGACCTTATGCGTAGAATGGTAAAGGAAGAGCTGCTCAAATTTGATGGCACTCACCTTTTCCCTGAGCGGAAAGCCTATTCAGTCTCGTATAAGCTTTCAGATCTGGAAGCTGAGCTATACCTTGCTGTTACTGAATACGTTCGTGAGGAAATGAATAAGGCAGACCGACTGGAAGGCAAGCAAAGGAATACCATCGGCTTTGCACTTACAATTCTGCAACGCCGTCTGGCATCGAGCCCGGAAGCGATATACCAATCTTTAAAACGCCGGATGGAAAAGCTGACCCGCAGATTGGAAGAGGAAAAGCTCATCCTGCGAGGTGAACTGATTCGTAAGGCAGATGATTTGGACGTCCCGGAAGACCTTGACGATTTGAATAGTGAAGAGCAAGAAAACATGGAAGAGGAATTGGTCGATAGAGCTACCTCTGCTCAGACCATCCAAGAATTTGAGCATGAAATCATCATCCTGACCAGACTTACCAAACAAGCAAAAGAGCTGCGTGATTCAGGTCTTGACCGCAAGTGGGAAGAGCTTTCCAACCTCTTTGAGAACAACCCACATATACGAGAAAAGAGCGGTCGTTATCGCAAGCTCATAATCTTTACCGAGCATCGAGATACCTTGAATTATCTCCATAACCGGTTAAACGATTTGATTGGCAATCCAGGTGCCGTTATCATCATCCACGGTGGTGTCAAACGAGAAGAACGGCACAAAGCTCAGGAGCTGTTCCGAAACGACCCCAGAGTTAGTATTTTGCTGGCAACTGATGCTGCCGGTGAAGGTGTGAACCTCCAAAATGCCAACCTGATGGTCAATTATGACCTACCCTGGAATCCCAATCGCATTGAACAGCGCTTTGGACGTATCCACCGTATTGGTCAGCAGGAAGTCTGCCATCTCTGGAATATGGTGGCAATGGAAACTCGGGAAGGCGATGTATTCCTCAATCTCTTTAACAAACTCGAAATACAGAGACAAGCTCTGGGTGGACGTGTATTCGATATCCTCGGTGATGTCTTTGAAGAAATAAGCCTGCGGGATTTACTCATTGAAGCCATCCGTTATGGAGACGACCCTGTCGTGCGAGCCAGGCTCTTTGAAGTGGTGGAAGGCGTGCTCGATACCGAACATATCAAAAACATCCTCAACCGCAATGCCTTGTGTGAGGAAGTGATAGACGAAAAGCGCCTTTTTTCAGTAAAAGCAGAGATGGAAAAAGCTGAAGCCAGGAAGCTGCAGCCCTATTTCATTCGTGCCTTCTTCAGCAAAGCCTTTGAACAACTCCGTGGTGAGCTTCGAGCACGTGAATCCGGCAGATGGGAAATCACCTATGTTCCTGCCAACATTCGTGAAAGAGATCGACAGATATCAGGCAGAAACCGACGTAATATGAATCCCGTCACTACAAAGTATGAGCGTATCTGCTTTGATAAACAGTTCGTTCGGTTAGCCACCCGGGAATTGGCAATGGCAAGTTTTATCCATCCCGGACATCCACTCATGATGGCTGTAACGGATTTGATGCTGGAAGCGCATCGAAACAAACTGAAACAAGGCTCTGTGATGCTCGATCCCAACGATGATGGCATAGTGCCCAAAGCACTGATTATCATCGACCATGCTATCAAAGAAGGTTATAATCGGGATCGATGCGTCTCCCGTCGGATGCAGTTTGTAGAAATCACTCCCGAAGGAGTTGTCAGTAATTCCGGTTGGGCACCCCATCTCGATCTTGAACCCATTTCAGATAGTGATTTAAATCTGATCAAAGGCATCCTCTCGTCTGAATGGCTATCAGAGAATTTGGAACAGGAAGCTCTTGCCTATGCCACTGCTCAGCTTGCACCAGAACACTTTAGTGAAGTGCAAAGCCGCAGAGAGCAGCATGTTTCCAAGACTCTAACTGCGGTGCATCAAAGACTAATCAAAGAGATAAACTACTGGTCGGATCGCAAAATCAAGCTGCAGGATGATTTGGCTGCCGGAAAGCAAACCAGAGTTAACATAGATAACGTAAATCGTACCATAGATGAGCTAACTCATCGGCTTGAATCCAGAAGCAAAGAGCTGAAAGAAATGCGCCATATCGTCTCAGAAACACCTCATGTCATTGGCGGTGCTTTGATCATTCCTGCTGGTTTGATAGCTCAAATCAAAGGTGAACCCAACTGGTCTGCCGATGCAGAAGCTCGTAGCCGGATTGAACTGAAAGCCATGCAAGCTGTGATGAATTACGAGAAGTCACTTGGATGCGATGTTATTGATGTTTCAAGTAATAACTGTGGTTGGGACATCACCAGCATTCCACCGATGCTGAATGGTCGCTTACCTGAGACCAAGCACATCGAAGTAAAGGGAAGGGTCAAAGGACAATCCACGATCACAGTTACCCGCAACGAAGTTCTCTATGGCTTGAATCAGGCAGATAAATTCATCCTGGCGATTGTCGTCATAGATGGTGATGACTTTGAAGGGCCTCACTATATCCGTAATCCTTTTACTCTGGAACCTGATTGGGCAGTAACCAGCATCAATTTGGATATAGGCAGTTTGCTGAATAGGGCATTTAATAATGAGGGTTTATGAATAAGGATATAGCAGCTTTTAAACCAGAGTTTTGGGTTTATAGTTCAGAAGATGGAACTATAAAAATCCAAGCCAATCTGAAGGGCGAAACTCTATGGCTTTCGGCTTTACAAATGTCGGAGCTTTTTGGCATAAACATTTCTGGCATTAGAAAACACCTAAAGAACATCTTTGATAGTGGAGAACTCGAGCGGGATTCAGTTAGTGCAATTTTTGCCTTAACTGCTAGTGATGGGAAAACCTATAAGGTAGAACATTACAACCTTGATGCCATCATATCTGTGGGTTACCGTGTGAATAGCATCATTGGCACCAGATTCCGCATTTGGGCTACTCAGCGCTTGAAAGAATACCTGATCAAAGGCTTTACGATGAACGATGAGCTTTTGAAGCAAGCTGGCGGCGGCTCTTATTTTGACGAATTGCTCTCCAGAATCAGGGATATCCGCTCCTCTGAAAAGGTCTTTTGGCGTAAAGCGCTGGATATCTATGCTACCAGTATCGATTATTCTCAAAGGGCTGAAGTCTCCCGCGATTTCTTCAAAGTAATCCAAAACAAAATGCACTGGGCAAGCCACGGTCACACCGCTGCAGAGATTATCTACCAGAGAGCCGATGCAGAGCTGCCAAACATGGGCTTAACGAATTGGCCCGGATCAAAGCCACTTAAAGCAGACACAGAAATTGCCAAAAACTACCTCAATAAAGAGGAATTGGATATCCTTAACCGGATCGTAAGCATGTACTTGGATTTTGCTGAATTGCAGGCATTGAACAGAACGCCCATGTATATGAAGAATTGGATTGTGAAGCTGGATGAATTCCTAAAGCTTAGTGGAAGAGATATTCTGGGACACTCAGGAAATGTAAGTCATGAAAAAGCCCTGCTCAAAGCCCGCTTGGAATATGATAAATGGCATCACACAGAGCTTGAACAGCCTTCGGATGCTGACAAACACTTTGTGGAAGCAATGGACGAAGTTAAACAGATTACCAACCAAACCAAGCCTAAGAGAAATAAATGAGTGAATACAAAGTTAGAGCACCCAAGAAGCTAATAGAAGTAGCGCTTCCTCTCAAAGAAATAAATGAGGCTTGTGTCCGTGAAAAGTCCATCCGGCATGGTCATCCTTCTACTCTGCATTTGTATTGGGCAAGGCGACCTCTTGCTGCTGCCCGAGCGGTTCTGTTTGCTCAATTAGTCAATGACCCCGGCTGGGATGAGGCGTTGCAAATCGGTAAGAAACGTAAAACCGATGCCAATAAAGAGCGTGAACGGCTCTTTGAGATCATCCGCAAACTGGTGAAATGGGAAAATACCAATAACGAAACAGTATTGGAAGAAGCCAGAGCTGAGATTCGTAAAAGCTGGAAAGTAACCTGTGAACTAAATAAAGACCATCCCGATGCGGCAACCCTCTTTAACCATGATAAACTCCCCGCTTTCCATGATCCCTTTGCCGGGGGAGGTTCCATTCCCTTGGAAGCCCAACGACTTGGCTTGGAAGCTTGGGCAAGCGATCTGAATCCGGTAGCTGTGCTGATCAATAAAGCCATGATTGAGATACCACCTATGTTTGTGGGCAGACGTCCAATTGGACCTATCCCGGAGCATGAAAAACAGATGGAGATGGAAAGATATACGTGGGGTGGAGTTAGCGGCTTGGCAGAGGATGTCCGCAGATATGGACATTGGATGAGAGAAGAAGCATATAAACGTATTGGACACTTTTATCCTCCAATCGAAGTGACTCCAGAAATAGTGAAAAATAGACCTGATTTAAGTCAATATAAAGGAAAGCATCTTACAATTATTGCCTATATTTGGGCAAGAACTGTTAAAAGTTCTAATCCGCTCTTTTCGCATGTCGATGTTCCATTAGTATCAACTTTTCTATTATCCGACAAGGTCGGTAAAGAAGCTTATATTGAGCCGATTATTGATGGAGATAAATACGATTTTAAAGTCCGTGTTGGTATGCCAGATGATATTGAGACTGTAAAGAAAGGTACTAAGGCAACTGGCAGGACATCTAATTTCTATTGCTTGCTATCTAATACTCCAATAGATGGGAAATATATCAAATCAGAAGGTCAAGCTGGTAGAATAGGCACAAAACTAATGGCATTAGTAGCAGAAGGAAAGAATTGTAGAGTGTATCTTTCTCCGGATGAGCATCAGGAGATGATAGCAAAATCCGCAGTTCCCACTTGGAAACCAGAGCAATATCTTGTTGGTAAAAGTGCAGATCAATTACCTTTATATGGGATGAAACAGTATAAAGATCTGTTTTCAGATAGGCAGTTGATGGCGCTAAATACTTTCTCAGAACTAATCCCTGAGGTAAAGCAACTTGTATCAACGGTAGAGGGTTCAATAATTGGGTACAAAGTTGATTCTCCTCTAATTATCAAAAACATTGGGGTATCATTTTTAGAAGCGATTTCATTATATTTAAGCTATGTTATTGATAAATGCACTGATTATTGGACTAATGTATGTAGTTGGCATATTAGTAAGTCATTAATCAGAAATACATTTGGTAGGCAGGCAATAGCGATGGTATGGGACTATGCAGAAACTAATCCATTCAGTTCTTCTTCTGGCAACTTGATTTCCATGTTAGATTGGGTATGCCAGGCAATTAAAAAATTACCTGCTCAGCAACATGGAATAGCAGTTCAATCTGACGCTGCTATTCAGGATATCTCAGCTAACAAAATTGTCTCGACTGATCCCCCATATTATGATAACATTATGTATGCTGATTTATCGGATTTTTTCTATGTTTGGCAGAAACAATCACTGAAATCAATCTTCCCATATTTATTCACTACTTTGGCAACCCCCAAAGAGAACGAACTTGTAGCCTCCCATTATAGACACAGAACAAAGAAGGAAGCAGAGCAGTTTTTTCTGTCTGGCATGATCAAGGCTATGAGCAATATCTCTCATCAATCGCATCTAGCGTTTCCAGTAACTATTTATTATGCCTTCAAGCAATCAGAGACTACCGATGGTGGTAGTTCTTCTACTGGGTGGGTTACTTTTTTAGAAGCTGTTATTGAATCAGATATGGCAATTGTTGGTACTTGGCCAATGCAAACAGAACTTGCAAACAAGGTAAGTGGTATTGGCAGCAATATGCTTGCCTCGTCAATTATCCTTGTCTGCAGAAAACGCGGTGATAATACTCTTAGCATCTCCCGAAAGGACTTTCTCCG
This window harbors:
- a CDS encoding T9SS type A sorting domain-containing protein is translated as MRILLLTALLLLVLACSVSAEEIAIREGRTIHWNTHHIRTPDNCEIVLWEDTIGGDLNIYAQKINSSGQMLWQQPLPIVLKPGRQTINAVIPSSDNNFIIMWEDGPIKSPVTIWVQKFTSNGQLLWPAGGIQITDTVAYYYRHCLVPNANGGAYVFFRNIMGANILLGQNLDGWGNQLWQAGGAAIHSFSTYFSIDAAVRDGSGGAIVNVKISQAGNHLLRVSPSGEVIGNNPMLAAAAFPGGKYSITPGVGGEFILFSTFTDYENVLYLHKMDNSGNLLLPGAVNTGIAPVYYGDDAVKLQCTPDGGLVIIWNDVTDTWISRFMIQKLDASFAPLWTPGGIEICSGQGLVIRQKRLSVHANGKAWISWILSQNDDQELQVKAQHFDSSGTPQWATGGMQLSIADRWVQSPVCIAFADRAMFLWQEVTGVKKLIRRQVVSTGGTLYLAQGGLPVVDVLNGMAAGGNTIAMNDKYFSAWIDSRSNEHKIYYQISYSDLNPQLEANGRALNLAPGEDSYFRLIGLPDNSVAILYSTPVQNVMKCYLQKIDHNGTTIYPDRGIIIASGSFLEASVDLSYSDGDIYIGWSENISNARLVKGQRVSGGQKMWGENGIVIASHADYGGVCFSTVRGRYFLWKHRLDEMTSESSVKALLMNANGYPEAGWSAAGVSLLSEDNTDNQGIVECGLNGDDLIVFISFLYTPNVFVQKISSAGTREWGDNGIALGANLWVMDAVYDEAVTFVYMFFSNTWDLRLQKISSSGTLLYPQAGNLISSELDNCDGAVLLKYASGKMTCYWSENSLDQEGWQDIFIRHINPQGQAVGYAPIVVCDAPYDQRGISAAVIGENAMLLWSDARAGVFRCDGFISSILAIRISSFPVDNDDEYSPPAALPQLYQNYPNPFNPVTTIAFDLVKADTASLKIYNLKGQFVKTLLKDSTLNAGNHSILWDGLDEQGRKAASGIYLYRLSTSTQLITKKMVLAK
- a CDS encoding helicase-related protein, which gives rise to MIRLEDIKAGALIQGLEPGEVVRIVTSEPIGTNALTVYYKKNDGALLERLIYRTDEINLALAVSGRPWSFDAAGADFKLAVEACRINLAYLFDPMMAVHTSNIEPLPHQITAVYESMLPRQPLRYILADDPGAGKTIMAGLYMRELIMRADAKRILIIAPGSLVEQWQDEMYEKFGLDFFIFSRDMEAQSHSGNPFEDFDYLIARIDMVSRDEELMEKLKLTYWDLVVIDEAHKCSASWFGNELKKTKRYKLAEDVGSITRHFLLMTATPHKGKDEDFQTFLALLDSDRFYGKTRDSAQSIDISDLMRRMVKEELLKFDGTHLFPERKAYSVSYKLSDLEAELYLAVTEYVREEMNKADRLEGKQRNTIGFALTILQRRLASSPEAIYQSLKRRMEKLTRRLEEEKLILRGELIRKADDLDVPEDLDDLNSEEQENMEEELVDRATSAQTIQEFEHEIIILTRLTKQAKELRDSGLDRKWEELSNLFENNPHIREKSGRYRKLIIFTEHRDTLNYLHNRLNDLIGNPGAVIIIHGGVKREERHKAQELFRNDPRVSILLATDAAGEGVNLQNANLMVNYDLPWNPNRIEQRFGRIHRIGQQEVCHLWNMVAMETREGDVFLNLFNKLEIQRQALGGRVFDILGDVFEEISLRDLLIEAIRYGDDPVVRARLFEVVEGVLDTEHIKNILNRNALCEEVIDEKRLFSVKAEMEKAEARKLQPYFIRAFFSKAFEQLRGELRARESGRWEITYVPANIRERDRQISGRNRRNMNPVTTKYERICFDKQFVRLATRELAMASFIHPGHPLMMAVTDLMLEAHRNKLKQGSVMLDPNDDGIVPKALIIIDHAIKEGYNRDRCVSRRMQFVEITPEGVVSNSGWAPHLDLEPISDSDLNLIKGILSSEWLSENLEQEALAYATAQLAPEHFSEVQSRREQHVSKTLTAVHQRLIKEINYWSDRKIKLQDDLAAGKQTRVNIDNVNRTIDELTHRLESRSKELKEMRHIVSETPHVIGGALIIPAGLIAQIKGEPNWSADAEARSRIELKAMQAVMNYEKSLGCDVIDVSSNNCGWDITSIPPMLNGRLPETKHIEVKGRVKGQSTITVTRNEVLYGLNQADKFILAIVVIDGDDFEGPHYIRNPFTLEPDWAVTSINLDIGSLLNRAFNNEGL
- a CDS encoding virulence RhuM family protein, producing the protein MNKDIAAFKPEFWVYSSEDGTIKIQANLKGETLWLSALQMSELFGINISGIRKHLKNIFDSGELERDSVSAIFALTASDGKTYKVEHYNLDAIISVGYRVNSIIGTRFRIWATQRLKEYLIKGFTMNDELLKQAGGGSYFDELLSRIRDIRSSEKVFWRKALDIYATSIDYSQRAEVSRDFFKVIQNKMHWASHGHTAAEIIYQRADAELPNMGLTNWPGSKPLKADTEIAKNYLNKEELDILNRIVSMYLDFAELQALNRTPMYMKNWIVKLDEFLKLSGRDILGHSGNVSHEKALLKARLEYDKWHHTELEQPSDADKHFVEAMDEVKQITNQTKPKRNK
- a CDS encoding DUF1156 domain-containing protein; the protein is MSEYKVRAPKKLIEVALPLKEINEACVREKSIRHGHPSTLHLYWARRPLAAARAVLFAQLVNDPGWDEALQIGKKRKTDANKERERLFEIIRKLVKWENTNNETVLEEARAEIRKSWKVTCELNKDHPDAATLFNHDKLPAFHDPFAGGGSIPLEAQRLGLEAWASDLNPVAVLINKAMIEIPPMFVGRRPIGPIPEHEKQMEMERYTWGGVSGLAEDVRRYGHWMREEAYKRIGHFYPPIEVTPEIVKNRPDLSQYKGKHLTIIAYIWARTVKSSNPLFSHVDVPLVSTFLLSDKVGKEAYIEPIIDGDKYDFKVRVGMPDDIETVKKGTKATGRTSNFYCLLSNTPIDGKYIKSEGQAGRIGTKLMALVAEGKNCRVYLSPDEHQEMIAKSAVPTWKPEQYLVGKSADQLPLYGMKQYKDLFSDRQLMALNTFSELIPEVKQLVSTVEGSIIGYKVDSPLIIKNIGVSFLEAISLYLSYVIDKCTDYWTNVCSWHISKSLIRNTFGRQAIAMVWDYAETNPFSSSSGNLISMLDWVCQAIKKLPAQQHGIAVQSDAAIQDISANKIVSTDPPYYDNIMYADLSDFFYVWQKQSLKSIFPYLFTTLATPKENELVASHYRHRTKKEAEQFFLSGMIKAMSNISHQSHLAFPVTIYYAFKQSETTDGGSSSTGWVTFLEAVIESDMAIVGTWPMQTELANKVSGIGSNMLASSIILVCRKRGDNTLSISRKDFLRKLSSSLPIALDAMINGSETSSPVAPVDLAQATIGPGMAVYSKYKAILESDGSPMTVHTALILINKVLDEYFKEREGDWDNDTRFCLQWFSEYGWKEGAYGEAEVLATAKGLSVEGVRDSGVLIAGSGKVRLYRPAEYPSDWNPLKDDRTPVWEVLHQLIRAHQTSGESAAAEIASAVPQLAATARQLAFLLYTLCERQGWAEDARPYNDLVTAWLSIEKQAQDRGIKGDQIEAEF